The nucleotide window TTCCTGCAGTTACCTTGCCGACACCGGGAAGGAGAATCAACTCCTCGGCCGATGCCTTGTTGATGTCGATCGGTGAACTGGGCGAAAGGGAAGTCTTCTTGCCTGCCCGTCTCGCCGGACGGGTTGTGTCTTCATCTGCCGCGATGATTGAATCTATTTTTGCGGAAGCGGATGAAAAAAAAGAGTCTGAAGATTTAAAATCGTACTTTGCGGTCGGCTTGTCGAGATTCAAAATTTTTGCGGTCCCACCCAATAAGAGCCCGAATGAAAGAAATAGGATTATGCCGGCCTCACTTTTTGTCAGACCCAGCTTTTCCTGGACTATCCTCGTTAGCTTGATTAGCAATTCTGTTCTACGGTCGCGCTTTCTAGAAATATTGAGAAACACTCGGCAAAATTCAACTTGCCGACGTAACTTCCGAAGACTGTCCCGAATCTATTTGGAGCTATTTCCGTTTCTGGAAGGAGGCTTGACGTTGGTAGACTGTGCTAACTCTTTCAGTAATTCCTTCTCTCTCTGACTAAGCTTGGTGGGGGTGTAAATATTGATCTCCACGAGCTGATCGCCTCGACCGTAGCTGTTCAGATGCGGTAGACCTTTTTCACGCATCCTGAGGATCTTGCCCGACTGGACGCCCGGATCTATTTTCAGTTTTGCCCGCCCGCTCAGTGTGGGGACTTCGACTTCGCTTCCGAGAGCTGCTTCGGGATAGCTGAGGTCGAGCTCGAATACCACATCGTCACCGTTGCGTTTGAAGTGCGCGTGCTGTGCCTCCTCGACGATTACGATCAGGTCTCCGCTTGGTCCGCCCCTTTTGCCGGCGTTTCCTTCTCCACGCAAGGTAAGATAGTTCCCGTCGCTGACACCGGCAGGTATTTTCACTTTGATGGTGGATTCGCCGATCACTCTTCCCGCCCCGCTACAGGTTGGGCAGGGATCCTTTACAATCCTGCCGCTCCCTCCGCAAGTGGAGCACTGAACAATGTTTACAAACTGGCCGAACATCGTTCTGGTACCTCTGCGTATCTCTCCACTTCCGCCGCAGGTCGGACACGTTGTCGTTCCCAATCCGCTCTTTGCGCCGGTGCCGTCGCAAGTTTGGCACTTCTCCTGCCGCCTGATCTTTATCTTCTTCTCAACTCCTGTGGCGATTTCTTCAAGGGTGAGCTTCACCGAAATCTTGAGGTCGCTGCCTCTTTCTCCAACGCTGCTGCCGCCGCGTGTTCTGCTGCGGGTGCCGCCGCCAAATAAGTCATCGA belongs to Candidatus Kryptoniota bacterium and includes:
- a CDS encoding helix-hairpin-helix domain-containing protein, encoding MLIKLTRIVQEKLGLTKSEAGIILFLSFGLLLGGTAKILNLDKPTAKYDFKSSDSFFSSASAKIDSIIAADEDTTRPARRAGKKTSLSPSSPIDINKASAEELILLPGVGKVTAGRIVDYRKTVGKFKSIDDLLNVKGIGQAKFAKLKPYVRVL
- the dnaJ gene encoding molecular chaperone DnaJ, which codes for MAKRDYYEILGVDRGSSVDDIKKAYRKLAMEHHPDRNPGNKEAEEKFKEATEAYEVLSDQDKRSRYDRFGHEGVRRGADFHDWTNSNANDIFTVFNDIFGGGFGGSIFDDLFGGGTRSRTRGGSSVGERGSDLKISVKLTLEEIATGVEKKIKIRRQEKCQTCDGTGAKSGLGTTTCPTCGGSGEIRRGTRTMFGQFVNIVQCSTCGGSGRIVKDPCPTCSGAGRVIGESTIKVKIPAGVSDGNYLTLRGEGNAGKRGGPSGDLIVIVEEAQHAHFKRNGDDVVFELDLSYPEAALGSEVEVPTLSGRAKLKIDPGVQSGKILRMREKGLPHLNSYGRGDQLVEINIYTPTKLSQREKELLKELAQSTNVKPPSRNGNSSK